One part of the Glycine soja cultivar W05 chromosome 11, ASM419377v2, whole genome shotgun sequence genome encodes these proteins:
- the LOC114373814 gene encoding cytosolic sulfotransferase 15-like, with protein MTSMGGIQENEDEKLILSLPKEKPWAQPYDLYLFQNFWCPGIHIQAVNRFQKYFEAVKDSDVVVASFPKSGTIWIKALTFSIANHHRFSPLENHPLLTTNPHELVPFLEFSFGGNIQDQILHLSNMTEPRIFGTHTPFTSLPKSIKESNCKLVYICRDPFDNFVSAWNYFNKVKPMSLPALTMEEAFEKYCNGIMDYGPWWSHMLGYWNESIANPNKVLFLKYEDLKEDTHFHVKRIAKFLGCPFTQEEESNGVIQSIIKLCSFENMKSLEVNKSGKIGRGNIEKKDFFRKGEKGDWVNYFTPSMQEKLSAIVEEKLSGSGLSFKKCF; from the coding sequence ATGACTTCAATGGGTGGAATACAAgagaatgaagatgaaaaacTAATTCTCTCCCTTCCCAAAGAGAAACCATGGGCACAACCTTATGATCTTTATCTATTCCAAAATTTTTGGTGCCCAGGAATTCATATTCAAGCAGTAAACCGTTTTCAAAAATACTTTGAAGCAGTAAAAGATAGCGATGTTGTGGTTGCTAGCTTTCCAAAATCAGGCACTATATGGATAAAAGCCCTTACTTTTTCCATTGCCAACCACCATCGTTTTTCCCCCTTAGAGAATCATCCATTACTCACTACAAATCCTCATGAACTTGTGCCTTTCCTTGAATTTTCATTTGGTGGTAATATTCAAGACCAAATTCTTCACCTATCCAACATGACTGAGCCAAGAATTTTTGGTACGCATACTCCATTCACTTCATTACCCAAATCAATCAAGGAGTCTAATTGCAAGCTAGTTTATATTTGTAGGGATCCCTTTGACAATTTTGTTTCTGCATGGAATTACTTTAATAAGGTTAAGCCAATGTCTCTTCCTGCATTGACAATGGAAGAAGCTTTTGAAAAGTATTGCAATGGGATAATGGATTATGGTCCATGGTGGAGTCATATGTTAGGTTATTGGAATGAGAGCATAGCCAACCCAAACaaagttttgttcttgaagtatGAGGATCTCAAAGAGGACACACACTTCCATGTCAAAAGAATTGCAAAGTTCTTGGGTTGTCCTTTCACTCAAGAAGAAGAGAGTAATGGAGTAATTCAAAGCATAATCAAGCTATGTAGTTTTGAGAATATGAAGAGTTTGGAAGTGAATAAGTCAGGAAAAATAGGCAGAGGAAACATTGAGAAAAAAGACTTTTTCCGCAAGGGAGAGAAAGGAGATTGGGTAAACTATTTTACCCCTTCTATGCAAGAAAAGTTATCAGCAATTGTGGAAGAAAAATTAAGTGGATCAGGTCTATcatttaaaaagtgtttttag